One region of Culex pipiens pallens isolate TS chromosome 2, TS_CPP_V2, whole genome shotgun sequence genomic DNA includes:
- the LOC120421111 gene encoding uncharacterized protein LOC120421111 translates to MLPPPNMDRSRRKRKLTDRLRNSFVEFPALGQQQAAEIKPEPPEEVTAFCRLCKSSTGVKLLALFGRGRKCAPTGTVEKVRRCLGVEISTEHDPEALICRACLTRLDRYDAFRSRALQCNEYAQNQMADDEAQLGDDVPAEVRVCRFCLKIGGRLMDLYPEGGASEEQQLAMIRECLDVEINLWDSVTKICRICLQSLEELVAFRKELLPESVYVKQEEKPELSNLGALAEILDMHVSDSDCSLEDGEDPLEKSTLKTIQPELVALLGTDRKDRNFTVLKDDGERLKIAFEGFQFQFSSMQLKGKSWWNCAMQRLRTCRKKLEIDALGMVASTTGRHNHSARLDRLMECPAGKGKMPFNKVEKEFWFYYGDSKQYQNTRTIFLDGFKYYLSRLLTGSGSKWNCSELRQHRCKATLLIDGIFERAELKGKHTHKAMLQRKIDWALTSSGIDLESTEAITTFRRDNPSVTGIAEDREVANQKNLLSLMRSATKEKQPEIFRILGGEEDPERNFQVTRTGAKFKLCKDGYEHRYYGRLEGGVTVWKCIMDSLKHCQVVVKLGADAKRLEPFNRKRHSHGTEPMEVLSYPIGQRMVGGEPVWLLSRVSLYYESRFVCFRGFLFIMQEINRKGLIRWCCLRKHSCRTLLITKGNFDEMVQKGEHSHEKLSDDELGKLIEGKPSATPQPTENLSFRQKLLSYPCTKGSIWDEDRVQFETFYVLSDVNKAVHTGYGFVFRGHRYAFGSLDQNESSQWICLWQETSRGSCKAKALVEGQFQSVRISCSHNHADMTESELQHMLKRSLLHPTLGESSLEILPEPESSNILATLARPDPERNFEVKRTKYKFLVTYEGENFRLKSRSPDGSSVWSCVWTSARKCKVLLHLKADGKMVTVADDTKKHTHSDQEIAVFSHELGKLQIFDEDKDEHMPCWLFSYTSEYRENRGIIYQEYKYMLYNINNAGVSKWKCHVTQCKCFARISNTMKIISVRNGPHTHHEPLTQQELKSLTGTDNPQAPITPPTPPNEALPPRYSTLQRILATEDPNRNFQPLFHQDQTKIAHDGFEYNYSSSEATHSLWRCNFSTIRKCRAKLHLDHDGKRAFLPELPKHNHSADLWELFYYPRGPSTIMNAYTETTEPFHFLVQPSFLRPIPFLIYGRHKYTIRFITESGDSCKWQCVGNGCRVCLTVTGLFELLVEDGSEHVDAPLSEGKIAEFARKYGSAVEEGTGGEEVVEQDNFPFVEVHMKEWYGDGVVEL, encoded by the exons ATGCTTCCTCCGCCCAACATGGACCGCTCGCGCCGGAAGCGCAAACTCACGGACCGGCTGCGGAACAGCTTCGTCGAGTTTCCGGCACTCGGACAACAGCAGGCCGCCGAAATCAAGCCGGAACCACCGGAAGAAGTGACCGCCTTCTGTCGACTGTGCAAATCCAGCACCGGCGTCAAACTGCTCGCACTTTTCGGCCGTGGCCGGAAGTGTGCCCCGACGGGTACGGTTGAGAAGGTTCGTCGGTGTCTCGGAGTTGAG atttcgacGGAACACGATCCGGAGGCACTGATTTGTCGCGCGTGTCTAACGCGGCTGGATCGCTACGATGCCTTCCGGAGTCGGGCGTTGCAGTGCAACGAGTACGCTCAAAATCAGATGGCCGACGACGAAGCTCAGCTGGGGGATGATGTCCCCGCGGAAGTTCGGGTGTGTCGGTTCTGTTTGAAAATTGGTGGTCGGTTGATGGATTTGTACCCGGAGGGAGGTGCCTCGGAAGAGCAGCAGCTGGCTATGATACGGGAGTGTCTGGACGTTGAGATAAACTTGTGGGACTCGGTGACCAAGATTTGCCGGATTTGCCTTCAGAGCTTGGAGGAGTTGGTGGCGTTTCGCAAGGAGCTGCTGCCGGAATCGGTTTATGTCAAACAGGAAGAGAAGCCGGAACTGTCGAATTTGGGAGCGCTGGCTGAGATTCTGGACATGCATGTGTCTGATTCGGATTGTTCGCTTGAGGATGGTGAAGATCCGCTGGAGAAGTCCACCTTGAAGACCATCCAACCTGAGTTAGTTGCTTTACTTGGGACGGATCGAAAAGACCGTAACTTCACCGTGCTCAAAGATGATGGAGAAAGGTTGAAGATTGCATTCGAAGGCTTCCAATTCCAGTTCTCGTCCATGCAATTAAAGGGAAAGTCTTGGTGGAACTGCGCCATGCAGCGCCTTCGAACCTGcagaaaaaagttggaaattgaTGCCTTGGGAATGGTTGCTTCTACGACTGGCAGGCACAATCACTCTGCCAGGTTGGACAGGCTGATGGAATGCCCCGCTGGAAAGGGCAAAATGCCGTTCAACAAGGTGGAGAAGGAATTCTGGTTTTACTACGGGGATTCCAAGCAATACCAAAACACCAGGACCATCTTTCTGGACGGATTCAAGTATTACCTATCGCGCTTATTGACCGGCTCCGGAAGCAAGTGGAATTGTTCGGAACTAAGACAGCATCGTTGCAA GGCAACCCTCCTCATCGACGGCATCTTCGAGCGGGCTGAACTAAAGGGAAAGCACACGCACAAAGCTATGCTTCAGCGAAAAATCGACTGGGCGTTGACCTCGTCCGGCATTGATCTGGAATCCACGGAAGCGATCACCACTTTTCGGCGGGACAATCCAAGTGTAACCGGAATCGCCGAAGATCGCGAAGTGGCTAATCAGAAGAACCTGTTGAGCTTGATGAGATCGGCTACGAAAGAGAAGcaaccggagatattccggattctcgGTGGCGAGGAGGATCCCGAGCGGAACTTCCAGGTCACGCGAACCGGTGCCAAGTTTAAGCTCTGCAAGGACGGGTACGAGCATCGTTACTATGGTCGGTTGGAGGGTGGAGTTACGGTGTGGAAGTGCATCATGGACTCGTTGAAGCACTGTCAGGTTGTGGTGAAGTTGGGCGCCGACGCCAAGCGGCTGGAACCGTTCAACAGGAAAAGACACAGCCACGGAACGGAACCGATGGAGGTGCTGAGCTATCCGATCGGGCAGAGGATGGTGGGGGGTGAGCCGGTTTGGCTGTTGAGTCGGGTTTCCCTGTACTACGAGAGTCGGTTCGTGTGCTTTCGAGGCTTCCTGTTCATCATGCAGGAAATCAACCGGAAGGGCTTGATTCGCTGGTGTTGTTTGCGAAAGCATTCCTGCCGGACGCTGTTGATAACCAAGGGCAATTTTGACGAGATGGTACAAAAAGGCGAGCACTCGCACGAAAAACTGTCGGACGATGAACTTGGCAAACTGATTGAGGGCAAACCTAGCGCGACTCCACAACCAACGGAGAATCTCTCCTTCCGGCAGAAGCTGCTCTCCTACCCGTGCACCAAAGGCTCAATCTGGGACGAAGACCGCGTCCAGTTCGAGACGTTCTACGTGCTGTCGGATGTAAACAAGGCCGTCCACACCGGGTACGGGTTCGTCTTCCGTGGACATCGCTACGCGTTCGGCTCGCTGGACCAGAACGAATCGAGTCAGTGGATCTGCCTGTGGCAGGAAACCTCTCGGGGCAGTTGCAAAGCAAAGGCGCTCGTCGAAGGTCAATTTCAATCCGTACGGATATCCTGCAGTCACAACCACGCCGACATGACCGAGTCCGAACTGCAGCACATGCTCAAACGGAGCTTGCTCCATCCCACGCTAGGCGAGTCAAGCTTGGAGATCCTGCCGGAACCGGAGTCCAGCAACATTCTAGCTACCTTGGCCCGACCAGATCCGGAGCGAAACTTCGAGGTGAAGCGAACCAAGTACAAATTTCTCGTAACTTACGAGGGAGAAAACTTTCGACTGAAATCACGCTCGCCGGACGGAAGTTCGGTGTGGAGTTGCGTCTGGACGAGCGCGCGAAAGTGTAAGGTCCTTTTACACCTAAAGGCCGACGGGAAAATGGTCACGGTCGCGGACGACACCAAGAAGCACACGCACTCGGACCAAGAGATTGCCGTTTTCTCGCACGAGCTGGGAAAATTGCAAATCTTCGACGAGGACAAGGACGAGCACATGCCCTGCTGGTTGTTCAGCTACACCTCAGAGTACCGCGAAAATCGAGGCATAATCTACCAAGAGTACAAGTACATGCTGTACAACATCAACAATGCCGGCGTCAGCAAGTGGAAATGCCACGTCACGCAGTGCAAATGTTTCGCTCGAATCTCCAACACCATGAAGATCATCTCCGTCAGGAACGGTCCGCACACGCATCACGAACCGCTGACCCAGCAAGAACTCAAATCCCTCACGGGCACCGACAACCCCCAAGCCCCGATAACACCTCCCACCCCACCCAACGAAGCCCTCCCGCCAAGATACTCCACCCTGCAGCGAATCCTCGCAACCGAAGACCCCAACCGCAACTTTCAACCACTTTTCCACCAAGACCAAACCAAAATCGCCCACGACGGCTTCGAGTACAACTACAGCTCGTCCGAGGCCACCCACTCGCTTTGGCGGTGCAACTTCTCCACCATCCGCAAGTGTCGAGCCAAACTGCACCTCGATCACGACGGAAAGCGCGCATTCCTCCCCGAACTCCCCAAACACAACCACAGTGCCGACCTGTGGGAGCTGTTCTACTACCCGCGCGGCCCAAGCACCATCATGAACGCGTACACCGAGACGACCGAGCCGTTCCACTTTCTGGTGCAGCCGTCGTTCCTGAGGCCGATTCCGTTCCTGATCTACGGGC